From the genome of Salvelinus fontinalis isolate EN_2023a chromosome 20, ASM2944872v1, whole genome shotgun sequence, one region includes:
- the LOC129817903 gene encoding uncharacterized protein LOC129817903: protein MPHCPPPTLSLCPTALHQPSSLCPTARHPSRLYAPLPSTNPRLYAPLPATPLVSMPHCPPPTLVSMPHCPPPTLVSMPHCPPPTLVSMPHCPPPILISMPPLPATNPRLYAPTACHPLRLYAPLPATPPRLYAPTARHQPSSLCPTARHPPRLYAPTACHPPHLYAPTASHPPRLYAPLPATPLVSMPHCPPPPLVSMPHCPPPPSSLCPTARHQPSSLCPTALHQPSSLCPTARHPPRLYAPLPATNPRLYVSTARHQPSSLCPTARHPPSSLCPTARHPPSSLCTTALHQPSSLCVHCPPPTLVSMPHCPPPPLVSMPHCPPPPSSLCPTALHQPSSLCPHCPTQTLVSMPHCPPPPSSLCPTALHQPSSLCPTARHPPRLYAPLPATNPRLYAPLPATNPRLYAPLPATPLVSMPHCPPPPSSLCPTARHPPRLYAPLPATNPRLYVSTALHQPSSLCVHCPPPPSSLCPTARHPPRLYAPLPATNPRLYAPLPSTNPRLYAPLPATPPRLYAPLPATNPRLYVSTARHQPSSLCPTARHPPRLYAPLPATPLVSMPHCPPPPSSLCTTALHQPSI, encoded by the exons ATGCCCCACTGCCCTCCACCAACCTTGTCTCTATGCCCCACTGCCCTCCACCAACCCTCGTCTCTATGCCCCACTGCCCGCCACCCCTCTCGTCTCTATGCCCCACTGCCCTCCACCAACCCTCGTCTCTATGCCCCACTGCCCGCCACCCCTCTCGTCTCTATGCCCCACTGCCCTCCACCAACCCTCGTCTCTATGCCCCACTGCCCGCCACCAACCCTCGTCTCTATGCCCCACTGCCCGCCACCAACCCTCGTCTCTATGCCCCACTGCCCTCCACCAATCCTCATCTCTATGCCCCCACTGCCCGCCACCAACCCTCGTCTCTATGCCCCCACTGCCTGCCACCCCCTTCGTCTCTATGCCCCACTGCCCGCCACCCCCCCTCGTCTCTATGCCCCCACTGCCCGCCACCAACCCTCGTCTCTATGCCCCACTGCCCGCCACCCCCCTCGTCTCTATGCCCCCACTGCCTGCCACCCCCCTCATCTCTATGCCCCCACTGCAAGCCACCCCCCTCGTCTCTATGCCCCACTGCCCGCCACCCCCCTCGTCTCTATGCCCCACTGCCCGCCACCCCCCCTCGTCTCTATGCCCCACTGCCCGCCACCCCCTTCGTCTCTATGCCCCACTGCCCGCCACCAACCCTCGTCTCTATGCCCCACTGCCCTCCACCAACCCTCGTCTCTATGCCCCACTGCCCGCCACCCCCCTCGTCTCTATGCCCCACTGCCCGCCACCAACCCTCGTCTCTATGTGTCCACTGCCCGCCACCAACCCTCGTCTCTATGCCCCACTGCCCGCCACCCCCCCTCATCTCTATGCCCCACTGCCCGCCACCCCCCCTCGTCTCTATGCACCACTGCCCTCCACCAACCCTCGTCTCTATGTGTCCACTGCCCGCCACCAACCCTCGTCTCTATGCCCCACTGCCCGCCACCCCCCCTCGTCTCTATGCCCCACTGCCCGCCACCCCCCTCGTCTCTATGCCCCACTGCCCTCCACCAACCCTCGTCTCTATGCCCCCACTGCCCAACACAAACCCTCGTCTCTATGCCCCACTGCCCGCCACCCCCCTCGTCTCTATGCCCCACTGCCCTCCACCAACCCTCGTCTCTATGCCCCACTGCCCGCCACCCCCCTCGTCTCTATGCCCCACTGCCCGCCACCAACCCTCGTCTCTATGCCCCACTGCCCGCCACCAACCCTCGTCTCTATGCCCCACTGCCCGCCACCCCCCTCGTCTCTATGCCCCACTGCCCGCCACCCCCCTCGTCTCTATGCCCCACTGCCCGCCACCCCCCTCGTCTCTATGCCCCACTGCCCGCCACCAACCCTCGTCTCTATGTGTCCACTGCCCTCCACCAACCCTCGTCTCTATGTGTCCACTGCCCGCCACCCCCCTCGTCTCTATGCCCCACTGCCCGCCACCCCCCTCGTCTCTATGCCCCACTGCCCGCCACCAACCCTCGTCTCTATGCCCCACTGCCCTCCACCAACCCTCGTCTCTATGCCCCACTGCCCGCCACCCCCCCTCGTCTCTATGCCCCACTGCCCGCCACCAACCCTCGTCTCTATGTGTCCACTGCCCGCCACCAACCCTCGTCTCTATGCCCCACGGCCCGCCACCCCCCTCGTCTCTATGCCCCACTGCCCGCCACCCCCCTCGTCTCTATGCCCCACTGCCCGCCACCCCCCTCGTCTCTATGCACCACTGCCCTCCACCAACCCTC TATATAG